CCGCTCCACCTACCAGTTTTTCCAGCCGAACCCGCACGGTAATTCGAGCCTTTACAATAAGCTGAATACCATCTTTGGCCACAGCTTCAATCGCCGGGGAGTCTATGACTTTGGTATTAACGGAATCCCTCACAGCCTGGAGTACATCTCTGCCCGCAAGATCAATCGCCGCGGCCTGGTCGAAGTTTAGGCCGATGCCGGCATTTTTGGCAGAGATCAGCGCATCAATAACGGTATTAACATTACCCTTGGCCAGATAGTGAGCTTCCAGCGCATTGAATCTGACATCGGGGAGGCTGGCTTTTTTTGCTTTGATCAACTCATCGACAATTACTTTAGGTTGCACCCGCCGAAGGCGCATCCCGATAAGCTGACCAATACTAATACGGACCCCGGAAAACTGAGCGGAGATCCAAAGGCCAACCGGAACGAAATAAAATAGAACACCCAAAACCAAAAGAACAACAATGACCACGATAATCGTCACCGTATACAATAAGGTATCTAAAAGAATGATTGACATACAGACTATTTATTTCCTCTAATTTAGCGAATAATTTGATGGTGTAGTGGTATGAAAAAATAAAATTCCCGGTTGCGTATACAATCGGGAAAACAGAAATTTTATCAGAGGCATTGCCGGTTGGCTTTGTCTCTCTATAGGAAATAGATGTAGTGTACCTGTTAATGAGACTGAATAAAGACAAGAATTTTTTCCAATCCATCCAACATCGAGGTGAAGTCATCCGGTTTTGACTCTTTTTGCATAGCTTCAGAAAGACTTTTCATCATATCAGAAAGCTCCGCAAGAAGGTTTTCACCTTTGGAGGTAGGACGGATGTAAATCACTCTTCTGTCTTCTTTAGAGTTCTTGCGTTTAACCAGCTTGTTTTTTTCAAGTTTATCTATGGTGCTGGTCAGTGTACTCAACTTAATGTTGAAGAATTCGCCAATCTCCTTCATTTTCTTCAGATCGGTTTCATTCAGATAGCGGATAATTTCAACATCTTGTTCATTGACACCATACCGGTTAAGAATGGATAATCTTCGCTGATTAAAAGCCTGAACTAGTTCATTCAGGACACTTTCTAACCTAAGGGCATTCGGTTCAACAAATAATTTACTCAAAGTATTCATCAGGTTTCCACAATTTTAATAAAATTATAAATAAATTGAAAGCAAATTTTTCAATAAAGTGAACATCCCCGGTTTATATCTTTTTTGGGCTGGATGCTATCTTTATCAGGGATATTACCTGGGGTTCGGTATATCACGAATTGTTTTACGTTTTTGCCAACCCCCATTTGTTTTTTGTAATCAATAATTAAAATTGTGAAATATTCCGTGATAGTAGTAATACGATCTGTTGTTTTTATATCGAATGTTATAATGTAGAATGATCCGGTACCAAAAGCCGGATCAAATCTATGAATGCTGCATTTTTGAGCTAAAACAGACCGTAAAATATAAATTGGTGACAGGAAAGGCGGATGCCAAAATTGTTGTATTCAGTAAGGAAAGGATATGAAAGAATCACAATTTCCTTCTGACTAACATTTGTGGATTGGTAAAATCTTCGGTTATTCGGATAGTTACTATAAAAAAAATCAGGGATTAGTGAAATATTCTTCCACTAATCCCATTATATGATTAAATGTAACTGGATGATCAGTTGGAGGGCACGGATATTTTTGTGAAAGTCTCCATACTTTCTACAAAGTGATTAAAACGATCCTCGTTCAGACTATTTTGCATTCTCAAGGCAGTTTCGTGAAGAAACTTCCCATAGTCTTCATAAATATTTTTCCCTTTACGGGTATAGTCCAGAAAGACTACACGGCGATCTTCTTTGGAATTGGTGCGTTTCAGAATTCGCTGATTTTCTGCTTTATCAATAATGGAAGTGAGGGTACTAAGTTTGATATCAAAATATTCGGACACAGTTTTCATTTTCTGTGCACCATTTTGTACAACAAACTGGATCAGTTCCATTTCCAATGCAGAAATCTTAAACTTCTCTTTAATAAAATCTCTGTGTTTCCGGAATGCATGGTTTAGAACAACCAGGCTTTGCTCCAGACGTTTGACATCGTTATCGATAACATTTTCAGAAGACATAGCTATTGGGGTTAGGGCGTTCATAAATAAGAAACAGTGCCTGAATGGTTATTTCATGCACAGCAACCGGTAATATGGAAATACAAGAGAAAAGGCAGGGTGAAATCAGGCTTCGGGTTCGCCGGATATTAAACCCGACATTTGTTCGATTCCTTCCAGAAAAGCCTGTATCTGGTTAGATTGCAGGGACTTACACATAAACAGGGACATAGCCTGGATGTAGCGATTGTATTCCTCGTATACTTTCTGTCCTTTGCGTGTAGATTCCAGGTAAACTACCCGGCGGTCATCACGTGAATTTGTGCGACGGACCAGTTTCTGTTCCTCGATCTTATCAATAATGCTGGTCAGCGTACTGAGTTTGATGTTGAAATGCTGGCCGATTTCTTTCATTTTTTTCATCCCCTCCTGCGTGACCAATTGAATGATCTCCATTTCCAGAGAGGAAATCTGGTGTTTGGTTTTGATATATTGCCGGTGTTTCCGGTATACATCACTCATGTCAAACAAGCTTTTTTCAAGTCTCTCAACGGCAAGGGCTTGACCAGCTGTTTCCATAGTTTTCATACGTGAATTGTTAGATTAGCCAGGGAATCAATTATTTCTCAAATAAAATGCAAATATAAAATACGAACTCAAGAATATCAAATTATCTCAAAAAATTAATCCAATAATTTGAAAATACACATCTATGAAAAAACCACGAAATGTAATAGTGGTTTTACACCATATGTGTATAGCTTAAGCGAGCCATTAATATAAGGTGAAAAAATAAATAGAACAACTATTCAATTAAGTTCTTTTTTGAAAAAAAATGTAAATCATTGATTTTGAGGGGATTATTTCTGCGGAGTATTGAAAAAAAAAGTGCCGAATGAATAAAGTAGGAAAAATGGAATGTTTAAGGGTACTTGTATTTGAAAAATCGCAGGGATTTTTCCTGTATGTCACAAGGCTTGTGCAAATACGGCGTGTTGGTTTCTCTATTTTTTCCGGTCTCCTATTTTATTGCCCAGCCGGTCAATTTTGTATGAGACTTTGCCTTCCCTTACAATGGTCCAGCCTCTGATAAACTGACCAGGCGTATCAAACTTAAATTCGATCTGTGGTTTGCCTTCAAGATTGATATATCCCCAAAGTCCGTTTCGCATTACAGCAGCCAGTCCGTCAGAATAATCGCTCGCACCATTGAATACCAGCGGTACGGTTACCATGCCCTTTTCATCTATAAATCCCCACTTCCCGTCGCGTAGTACTTTGGCCCGTGATTCGCTGAATACAATTTGATTTTCGTAAACTGGCGGGGTAATAATTTTGCCTTCGGCGGTTTTGATTCCCCATTTTTCACCTTCTTTGAAAACGAGATATCCGGAAGATGGAATAGTATAGGATTCTGTTTTTACCTGAGTACGTAATTCTGGTGCGGGGCAGCCAAACTTCAAATAACTGACGCATTCTCCTGTCCGATCAATATAATATTGGAGGTTTTGTTTACTGACCATAGACAAAATCCGGCCTTCTTCTTTTTGCGTAAAATACTCTACTGTTTCATATTCAAAAGGAATAACCGCTTTGCCCAGGACATCAATAAATCCCCATTTCCCTCCTGGTCTTTTGACCGCCGCTCGTTCAAAGCTAAAATCATACGCAGATTCATACTGGAAATTGATGATCACCGTATAAGATGGTTCTGCTGCCTGACTGGTCTGGGATTGTTGTTGTTGTATATCAGGAGCAACAAAGCCATATTTACCGCCCTGCATCGCTCTTATGAGGCCATTGGACAGGTTGCCTACAAGTGTGAAAGGTAGGCTTTTATTATTTAATGGACTGTTCTCAGCCTGGAAATCCGTATTATTATTTTTGTTTCCTGATTCATTTATACCCGTCACACTTCCCGGTGCCCGGTACTGAATCTGTACGACATTGTTGCCGGGAAGCTCTGCAAATAATAGGCTTTCATCTTTAAAATTACCCGTTATTTTCTGATATCGGATTCCTCCGTAGTTTTCTTCCGAACCAGACTTATCAATAAAACCAAACAATGACCTGCCAAAGCTTTTCTTTTCTACTTTGGCATATCCTCTGTAAAAATTTTCTACGGAATGATATTTGGGCGGAATAGTAACTATGAAGTTTTCTTTATCCATAAAGCCCCACAGCTGAGTCTGTGCATCTCTGATAGCATAATTCCCTTCTGAGGCGGCATTTACGACATCAAACAAAAGCTGACCTAACGTATCAATACATACATAACGATTGAGTTTGATCGATTTTGCTATCGCAAGATGATTCTTAAACGAGGATGGGTCAAAAAATTCGAAAGGGATAACCAGCTTTCTCTGTTCATTTATGTATCCCCAGAATTTTCCGTCTCTTACTGCTGCAAGGCCTTCCGAATAGGGTTGTATTTCGTCATATCGAAGAAGGGAACATGATCCTGGATCTATCTTGTCTGCGAATGCACATAACTGATCAATTTTGTTTCTTCCTGGTTTATGCGTAGAATATATCTGGAAAAGGAGTGGCAGCAGTTCCTTCCTGCTGTCAAAGTATTCTGGCCGCAGGGTAATAATTGTCTGTAGATCTCTGATACTTTCAGAAGTATGTGCGCTATCAAATGTATTTGCATTAAGCGCCATATAGAGATAGGACAATGCTCTTCCATAACGGGCGTCCACATCTGAAGAATCCTGCCTTACAAGCTCTGCAAACCGAAGTGCTGAATGGGTAAACTGCTCTCTTTCGTAGCTCAGAACGGTTCCATTGTATTGACAATATTGTTTTAGCGAAGAGCTGTTAAACGTTTTGGGCAAAAAACGGAAGCTGGCAAATCCCATACCCTCAA
The DNA window shown above is from Bacteroidia bacterium and carries:
- the floA gene encoding flotillin-like protein FloA (flotillin-like protein involved in membrane lipid rafts), producing MSIILLDTLLYTVTIIVVIVVLLVLGVLFYFVPVGLWISAQFSGVRISIGQLIGMRLRRVQPKVIVDELIKAKKASLPDVRFNALEAHYLAKGNVNTVIDALISAKNAGIGLNFDQAAAIDLAGRDVLQAVRDSVNTKVIDSPAIEAVAKDGIQLIVKARITVRVRLEKLVGGAGEETVVARVGQGIVASIGSAETHESILADPGLITEKIMNEGLTSGTAYDVLSIDIADIDIGKSIGAQLKADEAAAALQVARAKAEEKRAEAVAEEQYFRARVQEMRAKLIEAEAQIPMAIAEAFRMGNLGIMDYHRLQNIEADTRMRRSFSDDDGPIEETED
- a CDS encoding MarR family transcriptional regulator, producing the protein MNTLSKLFVEPNALRLESVLNELVQAFNQRRLSILNRYGVNEQDVEIIRYLNETDLKKMKEIGEFFNIKLSTLTSTIDKLEKNKLVKRKNSKEDRRVIYIRPTSKGENLLAELSDMMKSLSEAMQKESKPDDFTSMLDGLEKILVFIQSH
- a CDS encoding MarR family winged helix-turn-helix transcriptional regulator, with translation MSSENVIDNDVKRLEQSLVVLNHAFRKHRDFIKEKFKISALEMELIQFVVQNGAQKMKTVSEYFDIKLSTLTSIIDKAENQRILKRTNSKEDRRVVFLDYTRKGKNIYEDYGKFLHETALRMQNSLNEDRFNHFVESMETFTKISVPSN
- a CDS encoding MarR family transcriptional regulator, coding for MKTMETAGQALAVERLEKSLFDMSDVYRKHRQYIKTKHQISSLEMEIIQLVTQEGMKKMKEIGQHFNIKLSTLTSIIDKIEEQKLVRRTNSRDDRRVVYLESTRKGQKVYEEYNRYIQAMSLFMCKSLQSNQIQAFLEGIEQMSGLISGEPEA